GGTCATGGGAAGAGGCCAGAGAAATTCCTCGCGGAGCCGACTCAAAACGCGTCCATACCGAGTACAAACGGTCGCGGAAAGGACTCGCAGGGGCTGGATCCACAGCCAGGGTCGGAAATTGAGGATCGTTGGATATCTCGGCTACAAAGGCCGGCAGCGAAGTGGTGCGACCGCCATCGCTTGAAGTGACCGCCCAAATGCGTCGGGTCTCCAGCAGACGACTATGAGTCCAGGGCGCGAAGTCATACAAAGTAAAAGCCACGGTGCCATCTGATAGTACCACCGGAATCCCCGCCTGATGAACCAGGTTGGTTGGATTTATTAAGGTCGGATCTGAAAAGGTCCTCCCTTGATCGGTCGAGTGACTCAGGATAATCGGGTGGTAATGGTATTTCGTCGTTTCTGTCTTGGGTCGGAAAGATTGGGTGGCAATCGCATAGATGGTGCCGGAAGACGGACCGTCGGTATGATCCACTGGTCAGAATATTTTTTTCGATCAGCGTCGATTTTAAAATCTATATTTTTCTGCTCATCCCATCCGGATAGGTCCCAGGTTATTCTCATATGTGGTTTAAGCATTACTTTAAATCCCAGCTCTTTGGCAAAACGCACCACTTTAAAACTACCCTCGATGGTCTCACCATACCACTGCCCCCGGTACGTAAGAATGATTTTACTTTCAGAGTATTTCTATATGTAAAAGCCTCCGGGATGACGGCTATCCATTTAGCGTTCGAAGGCAAAATATTTTCAACCATTTCCTCTGTGATGGGTGGTTCACCGGGTCCGTCAAAAATGACTCCTTTTATTTTACCTGTAGCTTTACCTTTTAATGAATCATCAATCGTAGTGCTCGGACAATTAGTTGAAATAAAAACCAGGGTTAATAAAATGGTAATATTTAGACTTTTCATTCTTTTAACTCTTTCAAATGTTGGATCCCGCCTCATCTACTATTATTTGCCGAGAAACCCGTCATCAATCGAGCCCAGGGCGATATTTCTCTATCGTGAACCTTTTTCGAAGTCATTGCCGAAATTTTGATATTGGGATTTTTGTTGGCAAATGTTCGCCCCTTAAAAGCCTAATTGTATCTCAATTAGCAAACTCATAAATATTTATCTATGACTGATTTAAAAGAGGTATAATCCTTCTTCCCAATCATATATTCTCTTATTATCCCATTTTTATCAATTATAACTGTTAATGGGCGAAAGGTTTCTAAGTCAATCCATTTTTCCGATGCAAAACTGCCAACAATCGTTGGGCTTTCTATCTTTTGGACAAATTTCATAATTCGTTCTCTATTTTCATCGCTCAGAGCGATTACCCATACCTTGTCGGGGTGGTCGGATTCAATCCTTTTTAGATGGGGAAACTCCTCTATACAAGGAGGACAATATGTTCCCCAAAAGTTTAGTAAAATTACTTTTCCGGCGAAATCTGATATCTTATATGTGCTGTCTTTTCTCACATCTATAAAATCGAAATCATAAACTTTT
This is a stretch of genomic DNA from candidate division KSB1 bacterium. It encodes these proteins:
- a CDS encoding TlpA family protein disulfide reductase, giving the protein MEYLAFFISENASFFNSYGNWLMIPLFAIVIFTDWLLSKKTFTSRLKKWALRTPLFILSVVLGALIYMTNFPLKPIVSSIAKVHKNIGQKVYDFDFIDVRKDSTYKISDFAGKVILLNFWGTYCPPCIEEFPHLKRIESDHPDKVWVIALSDENRERIMKFVQKIESPTIVGSFASEKWIDLETFRPLTVIIDKNGIIREYMIGKKDYTSFKSVIDKYL